A genome region from Haloactinospora alba includes the following:
- a CDS encoding bacterial proteasome activator family protein gives MSNEPSTGEQPLLIVGSGDEQETPEQHETPLSDMVEQPAKVMRIGSMIRQLLEEVKAAPLDEAGRARLREIHSNSVRELEDGLAPELVEELERLALPLTDESTPTEPELRVAQAQLVGWLEGLFHGIQTTLYAQQMAAQAQLENVRNALPSGVPDPQEGQGTTGYTSGSGPYL, from the coding sequence TTGAGCAACGAACCCAGCACGGGGGAACAGCCGCTTCTGATCGTGGGTTCCGGCGACGAGCAGGAAACCCCGGAACAGCACGAGACCCCGCTCAGCGACATGGTGGAGCAGCCCGCCAAGGTCATGCGTATCGGCAGCATGATCCGCCAGCTCCTCGAGGAGGTGAAGGCGGCCCCGCTGGACGAGGCCGGCCGCGCGCGGCTCCGGGAGATCCACAGCAACTCGGTCCGGGAACTCGAGGACGGGCTGGCACCCGAGCTCGTCGAGGAGCTGGAACGGCTCGCCCTGCCGCTCACGGACGAGTCCACCCCGACCGAGCCGGAGCTGCGGGTGGCCCAGGCCCAGCTGGTGGGGTGGCTGGAAGGGTTGTTCCACGGCATCCAGACGACGCTCTACGCCCAGCAGATGGCGGCCCAGGCCCAGCTGGAGAACGTACGCAACGCCCTGCCCTCCGGGGTGCCGGATCCGCAGGAGGGCCAGGGAACGACGGGTTACACCTCGGGGTCGGGCCCGTACCTGTGA
- a CDS encoding ATP-binding protein codes for MRVSRDVLLPYALSSVTSARQRLRSDLCASGFTRESVDDALLVLSELLSNALRHAFPLPAPFPADSVHVAWSVRTAGGPGGTAVPGVEISVRDGKGATLPGVGHPASAAVHGRGLGIVRSVATKWGTETDHGTTTVWAALEMATAGADGAHAAAPAGGGADAERAVLSAARSGTGSG; via the coding sequence ATGCGAGTGTCCAGGGATGTACTGCTGCCGTACGCGCTGTCCAGCGTCACCAGCGCGCGCCAGCGCCTCCGTTCCGACCTGTGCGCTTCCGGTTTCACCAGGGAGAGTGTGGATGACGCCCTGCTCGTGCTCAGCGAACTGCTGAGCAACGCGTTGCGGCACGCGTTCCCTCTTCCCGCTCCGTTCCCCGCCGACTCCGTCCATGTCGCGTGGTCGGTGCGCACCGCCGGCGGCCCGGGGGGCACGGCGGTTCCCGGTGTGGAGATCTCGGTGCGGGACGGCAAGGGCGCGACCCTGCCCGGGGTCGGCCATCCCGCGAGCGCGGCCGTGCACGGCCGCGGGCTGGGAATCGTGCGCAGTGTCGCGACCAAGTGGGGGACGGAGACCGACCACGGGACCACCACGGTCTGGGCGGCACTGGAGATGGCGACCGCGGGAGCGGACGGGGCGCACGCTGCTGCGCCCGCCGGGGGCGGCGCCGACGCGGAGCGGGCGGTCCTTTCCGCCGCGCGGTCCGGCACCGGGTCGGGGTGA
- a CDS encoding sensor histidine kinase, whose translation MLYADEEAEVQGRMTERARLVRRLTEVVADINADFDLQAVLDRITGSLTELTGADAGGFVLIEDDRLRLVSITRLSDHLRGYSAPLESSLFGELLRSGRTVLLATDETRSLDDLIWAELQGLHTIALGVSNVRGRPYGALYALYSSRTVDHLELELLELLAAHAGVALGNAMAYQEIVRQRAHEHVVVDSSADGIAVVDAAGRIRKWNQSAAELTGYLAADVVGRPAPFPLPARQGQHIRHRIGSGRWLEILCTAVAETGEHVVDFRDVSDAKALEEEKDLFLTTVGHELRTPITAVQGFASTLMQRWEQLGEQGRRSAVATIAERSATLSHLVENLLLGSDAGIRGLAASVGPFDLGRQLRETAGAFQWSGRDDNPWLEVPERLPWVVGDPVATDVVLGQLLENAFKYSPGGGQVAVRAVAEEEHVAVTVEDEGIGIPAGDEERVFGRFVQGEAGDRRRFGGIGLGLYIVRQLARAQGGEVTAHSREPGTLMRFVLRRAAEPSTM comes from the coding sequence GTGCTGTACGCCGATGAGGAGGCGGAGGTCCAGGGCCGGATGACGGAGCGTGCACGACTGGTGCGTCGGCTCACCGAGGTTGTCGCCGACATCAACGCGGATTTCGACCTGCAGGCGGTCCTGGACCGGATCACGGGCAGCCTGACCGAACTGACGGGCGCGGACGCCGGGGGGTTCGTGCTCATCGAGGACGACCGGCTGCGGCTGGTCAGTATCACGCGCCTCTCCGACCACCTGCGGGGCTACAGCGCGCCGCTGGAGTCCAGCCTCTTCGGGGAGCTGCTGCGCAGCGGGAGGACGGTCCTGCTCGCGACCGACGAGACGCGGAGCCTCGACGACCTGATCTGGGCGGAGCTGCAGGGACTGCACACCATCGCGCTGGGGGTGTCCAACGTGCGGGGGCGCCCCTACGGCGCGTTGTACGCCCTCTACAGCAGCCGTACCGTCGACCACCTCGAGCTGGAGCTGTTGGAACTGCTCGCCGCGCACGCCGGGGTGGCGCTCGGTAACGCGATGGCCTACCAGGAGATCGTCCGCCAGCGGGCGCACGAACACGTCGTGGTCGACTCCAGCGCCGACGGTATCGCTGTCGTGGACGCCGCGGGGCGGATCCGGAAGTGGAACCAGTCGGCGGCCGAGCTGACGGGCTACCTGGCCGCCGACGTCGTCGGGCGGCCGGCACCGTTCCCGCTCCCGGCGCGGCAGGGGCAGCACATCCGGCACCGGATCGGTTCCGGGCGCTGGCTGGAGATCCTCTGCACGGCCGTCGCGGAGACGGGCGAGCACGTGGTGGATTTCCGGGACGTCTCGGACGCCAAGGCGCTGGAGGAGGAGAAGGACCTGTTCCTCACCACGGTCGGCCACGAGTTGCGCACTCCCATCACCGCTGTCCAGGGGTTCGCGAGCACGTTGATGCAGCGTTGGGAGCAGCTGGGGGAGCAGGGGAGGCGTTCGGCGGTCGCGACGATCGCGGAGCGCTCGGCGACACTGTCCCACCTGGTGGAGAACCTGTTGCTGGGGTCGGACGCCGGTATCCGCGGTCTGGCGGCCAGTGTCGGGCCGTTCGACCTGGGGCGGCAGCTGCGGGAGACGGCGGGGGCGTTCCAGTGGTCCGGTAGGGACGACAACCCCTGGCTGGAGGTTCCGGAACGGTTGCCGTGGGTGGTGGGGGACCCCGTGGCTACCGATGTCGTGCTGGGCCAGCTGCTGGAGAACGCGTTCAAGTACTCCCCCGGAGGGGGGCAGGTGGCCGTACGTGCCGTTGCGGAGGAGGAGCACGTCGCGGTCACGGTCGAGGACGAGGGGATCGGGATCCCGGCCGGGGACGAGGAGCGTGTCTTCGGCCGGTTCGTGCAGGGGGAGGCCGGGGATCGGCGCCGGTTCGGCGGTATCGGGCTGGGGCTCTACATCGTGCGTCAGCTCGCACGGGCCCAGGGGGGCGAGGTGACGGCCCACTCGCGGGAGCCGGGGACGTTGATGCGGTTCGTGCTGCGGCGCGCGGCGGAGCCCTCAACCATGTGA
- a CDS encoding DUF4446 family protein: MIVAVLGALAGAGGLALGGYALHRCRRATAESCALTDQTLPENGGIDTRAIRDVAVVRYDALAELSGARSFSLALLNAVGDGVVVTAINGRADSRSYAKTIERGRAQESLSPEEYRAIRNARLGHGPGESCLTEPVTEPEDTNTQDSASFGSE, from the coding sequence ATGATCGTGGCCGTGCTCGGCGCGCTGGCGGGAGCGGGAGGTCTGGCCCTCGGTGGGTACGCACTCCACCGGTGCCGTAGGGCCACCGCCGAGTCGTGCGCCCTGACGGACCAGACACTGCCGGAGAACGGCGGCATCGACACCCGGGCCATCCGCGACGTCGCCGTGGTGCGCTACGACGCCCTGGCGGAGTTGTCCGGGGCCCGGTCCTTCTCCCTGGCGTTGCTCAACGCGGTGGGGGACGGTGTCGTTGTCACCGCCATCAACGGGAGGGCCGACTCCCGCAGCTATGCCAAGACCATCGAACGGGGCCGTGCGCAGGAGAGCCTCTCCCCGGAGGAGTACCGGGCCATCCGGAACGCGCGCCTGGGACACGGGCCGGGGGAGAGCTGCCTCACCGAGCCGGTAACGGAGCCCGAGGACACGAACACCCAGGACAGCGCGTCCTTCGGGAGCGAGTGA
- a CDS encoding NAD(P)H-quinone oxidoreductase: protein MRAIVINEPGDPDVLVPTDVPDPVPGPGEILVDVAATAVNRADLNQRQGNYPPPPGASEYPGLECSGRISALGPGTQDYGWSVGDAVCALLSGGGYAQRVAVPAGQLLPIPEGVGMVEAATLPEVSCTVWSTVFQAGGLSSGETLLVHGGGSGIGTFTIQLARARGAHVIATAGSAEKLARCRELGADVGINYREEDFPSRVREETDGRGADVVLDIMGGSYLDANLRSLATGGRLTIIGLMGGRSAELDLGRMLVKRLSVQATSLRSRPVDEKERIVSGVVANVWPLVEDGTLRPVVDRTFPLTEAAAAHHAMESSGHVGKIALTVASR from the coding sequence ATGCGCGCAATCGTCATCAACGAACCCGGTGATCCCGACGTCCTCGTCCCGACCGACGTCCCCGACCCCGTACCCGGCCCCGGGGAGATCCTCGTCGACGTCGCGGCCACGGCGGTCAACCGGGCCGACCTCAACCAACGCCAGGGCAACTACCCGCCCCCGCCGGGAGCCTCCGAGTACCCCGGTCTGGAATGCTCCGGAAGGATCTCGGCGCTCGGCCCCGGAACCCAGGACTACGGCTGGTCGGTGGGGGACGCGGTGTGCGCACTGCTCAGCGGCGGGGGATACGCCCAGCGCGTCGCGGTTCCCGCCGGACAGCTCCTGCCGATCCCCGAGGGTGTCGGTATGGTCGAGGCGGCGACGCTACCGGAGGTCTCCTGCACCGTGTGGTCCACCGTGTTCCAGGCGGGCGGGCTCTCCTCCGGCGAGACCCTCCTCGTGCACGGGGGCGGGAGCGGAATCGGCACCTTCACCATCCAGCTCGCCCGCGCCCGCGGCGCGCACGTCATCGCGACCGCCGGCAGCGCGGAGAAGCTCGCGCGGTGCCGCGAGCTGGGCGCCGACGTCGGCATCAACTACCGTGAGGAGGACTTCCCCAGCCGCGTCAGAGAAGAGACCGACGGGCGGGGTGCCGACGTCGTCCTGGACATCATGGGTGGCTCGTACCTGGACGCCAACCTCCGCTCACTCGCCACCGGCGGCAGGCTGACCATCATCGGACTGATGGGCGGCCGCAGCGCGGAACTGGACCTCGGGCGCATGCTGGTCAAGCGGCTGTCCGTCCAGGCCACCTCGCTGAGGTCCCGCCCGGTCGACGAGAAGGAACGTATCGTCTCCGGGGTGGTCGCCAACGTGTGGCCACTGGTGGAGGACGGCACGCTGCGTCCCGTGGTGGACCGCACGTTCCCCCTCACCGAGGCGGCCGCCGCGCACCATGCCATGGAGTCGAGCGGGCACGTCGGGAAGATCGCACTCACCGTGGCGTCCCGGTAG
- the alc gene encoding allantoicase: protein MTDQSSDPHANDAQPYSGGDPYADYRGADTDFTAMVELSDRRLGAGVVAANDEFFAERENLLNPHAPVFDPEAFGHKGKIMDGWETRRRRGPSAAEPHSTRADHDWALVRLGLPGVVRGIVVDTAHFRGNYPQQVSVEAAHVEGTPSPEELLSDETVWEEIVSRTPVQGHAANTFTVTTERRWTHLRLKQYPDGGIARLRVYGDVICDPEWLTLLGTFDLAALENGGATEAASDSFFSPTNNMILPGRSRKMDDGWETRRRRDTGNDWVRLRLTDHSQPRAIEIDTSYFKGNAAGWITVSTCDATTADPEDPSSWTEIIGRTPLQPDATHRFRVDNAPAATHARVDTFPDGGIARLRFHGSLTDTGERNVRERWNQLRA from the coding sequence ATGACCGACCAGTCGAGTGACCCGCACGCCAACGACGCCCAGCCCTACAGCGGCGGCGATCCCTACGCCGACTACCGCGGTGCCGACACCGACTTCACCGCCATGGTGGAGCTGTCCGACCGGCGCCTCGGGGCGGGTGTCGTCGCCGCCAACGACGAGTTCTTCGCCGAACGGGAGAACCTGCTCAACCCGCACGCGCCCGTCTTCGACCCCGAGGCGTTCGGGCACAAGGGCAAGATCATGGACGGCTGGGAGACGCGGCGGCGCCGCGGCCCCAGCGCGGCGGAACCGCACTCGACCCGCGCGGACCACGACTGGGCACTGGTGCGGCTCGGCCTTCCCGGGGTCGTGCGCGGCATCGTCGTGGACACGGCCCACTTCCGCGGCAACTATCCCCAGCAGGTCAGTGTGGAGGCCGCCCACGTCGAGGGGACCCCGTCCCCCGAGGAGCTCCTCAGCGACGAGACCGTCTGGGAGGAGATCGTCAGCCGCACACCCGTGCAGGGGCACGCCGCCAACACCTTCACCGTCACCACCGAGCGGCGGTGGACCCACCTGCGCCTGAAGCAGTACCCCGACGGCGGCATCGCCCGGCTGCGGGTGTACGGGGACGTCATCTGCGACCCCGAGTGGCTCACGCTGCTGGGCACCTTCGACCTGGCCGCCCTGGAGAACGGTGGAGCCACCGAGGCCGCCTCCGACTCGTTCTTCTCCCCCACGAACAACATGATCCTGCCGGGGCGCTCCCGCAAGATGGACGACGGCTGGGAGACGCGGCGGCGCCGCGACACCGGCAACGACTGGGTGCGGCTGCGGCTGACCGACCACAGCCAGCCCCGCGCGATCGAGATCGACACCAGCTACTTCAAGGGCAACGCCGCCGGCTGGATCACCGTCTCCACCTGTGACGCCACCACGGCCGACCCCGAGGACCCCTCCTCCTGGACCGAGATCATCGGCCGCACCCCGCTGCAGCCCGACGCGACCCACCGGTTCCGGGTGGACAACGCCCCAGCCGCCACCCACGCCCGGGTGGACACCTTCCCCGACGGCGGTATCGCCCGGCTGCGTTTCCACGGCAGCCTCACCGACACCGGTGAGCGAAACGTGCGCGAGCGCTGGAACCAGCTGCGGGCGTGA
- the pheA gene encoding prephenate dehydratase, translated as MPNRYAYLGPAGTFTEAALRTLEPDAPAEALVPCSGVDAVFAEVRSAGVDGGVVPLENSVEGGVTATLAELINGEPLLVTAETAIPVAFTLFARPGTSLSDVKRVATHPHALAQCRGWMTRNLPDAEACALASTAAAAQAVAEPGSAYDAAIAAGIAGERYGLSPLAEGIADRSDAATRFVRITRPGPLPAPTGHDCTSLVAFPHDDRPGALMELLNQFAVRGVNLTRLESRPTGDGLGRYCFCIDADGHVSDPHVGEALMGLRRICADVRFLGSFPRSGSPAVTPLRGTTAPDFPAAERWLERIRSGEVA; from the coding sequence ATGCCTAACCGTTACGCCTACCTCGGCCCGGCGGGGACGTTCACCGAAGCCGCGCTCCGGACTCTGGAACCGGACGCGCCGGCGGAGGCGCTCGTCCCGTGCTCCGGTGTGGACGCGGTCTTCGCGGAGGTGCGCAGCGCTGGGGTGGACGGCGGGGTCGTGCCGCTGGAGAACTCCGTCGAGGGCGGGGTGACCGCCACCCTGGCCGAGCTCATCAACGGGGAGCCGTTGCTGGTCACCGCGGAGACGGCGATCCCGGTGGCGTTCACCCTGTTCGCGCGACCCGGTACGAGCCTTTCCGACGTGAAACGGGTCGCCACGCATCCGCACGCGCTGGCGCAGTGCCGCGGCTGGATGACGCGCAACCTCCCCGACGCGGAAGCGTGCGCCCTCGCCTCGACCGCGGCCGCCGCGCAGGCCGTCGCGGAACCGGGGTCCGCCTACGACGCGGCGATCGCCGCCGGTATCGCCGGGGAACGCTACGGCCTGTCCCCGCTGGCCGAGGGCATAGCGGACCGCTCGGACGCCGCCACCCGGTTCGTTCGCATCACCAGGCCGGGGCCGCTTCCCGCGCCGACCGGCCACGACTGCACCTCCCTGGTGGCGTTCCCCCACGACGACCGTCCCGGCGCCCTCATGGAGCTGCTCAACCAGTTCGCGGTGCGGGGCGTGAATCTCACCCGGTTGGAGTCCCGCCCGACCGGCGACGGGTTGGGACGCTACTGTTTCTGCATCGACGCGGACGGGCACGTGTCCGACCCCCATGTCGGCGAGGCGCTGATGGGGCTGCGCCGGATCTGCGCGGACGTCCGTTTCCTGGGGAGCTTCCCCCGCTCCGGAAGTCCCGCCGTGACCCCGCTGCGCGGTACCACCGCCCCCGACTTCCCGGCGGCGGAACGCTGGTTGGAACGGATACGTTCCGGCGAGGTGGCCTGA
- a CDS encoding LysR family transcriptional regulator: MNDWDLRKLQVLRALDEHKTVRAAAESLRMTPSAVSQQLSTLARQTGVDLLEAHGRRVRLTEAARVLLRHADAVFAHLERAEAELAGFARGEAGDVHVGAFATAIPNLVVPAAAELHRTHPQLRVRVREAEAADVYDLLASGDVDLALSLAADTPPPRDGKFERIPLLADPLHVALPVNHRLAAVPELRLADLAEEPWIFGSDGPWRDITMTACVNAGFVPEQRHIATDWPAILSLVEAGMGVALVPRLVTAEPAPGVAVRVLRADHPRRHVVAAVRAGARERPQLAEVLRALETVAHQKSKYN; the protein is encoded by the coding sequence ATGAACGATTGGGACCTGCGCAAACTGCAGGTGCTCCGTGCGCTGGACGAGCACAAGACCGTGCGGGCGGCGGCGGAGTCCCTCCGGATGACCCCCTCGGCCGTCTCGCAGCAGCTCTCCACGCTCGCCCGGCAGACCGGGGTGGACCTGCTGGAGGCCCACGGGCGCCGGGTCCGGCTCACCGAGGCCGCACGGGTACTGCTGCGCCACGCGGACGCCGTCTTCGCCCACCTGGAGCGGGCCGAGGCCGAACTGGCCGGATTCGCCCGGGGGGAGGCCGGAGACGTGCACGTGGGGGCGTTCGCCACGGCGATCCCGAACCTCGTGGTTCCCGCCGCCGCCGAGCTGCACCGCACACACCCCCAGCTGCGGGTCCGCGTCCGCGAGGCGGAGGCCGCCGACGTGTACGACCTGCTGGCCTCCGGTGACGTGGACCTCGCCCTGTCACTGGCCGCGGACACCCCTCCCCCGCGGGACGGGAAGTTCGAACGGATCCCGTTGCTCGCCGATCCCCTGCACGTCGCGCTGCCCGTCAACCACCGGCTCGCGGCGGTGCCCGAGCTGCGGCTCGCCGACCTCGCCGAGGAGCCCTGGATCTTCGGCAGCGACGGCCCGTGGCGGGACATCACCATGACCGCCTGCGTCAACGCCGGGTTCGTACCAGAACAGCGTCACATCGCCACGGACTGGCCCGCGATCCTCTCCCTCGTCGAAGCCGGGATGGGGGTCGCGCTGGTGCCGCGGCTCGTCACGGCGGAACCCGCCCCCGGGGTGGCCGTGCGCGTCCTACGCGCCGACCATCCGCGCCGCCATGTGGTGGCTGCCGTACGCGCCGGAGCGCGGGAACGGCCGCAACTCGCAGAGGTCCTGCGCGCCCTGGAAACCGTCGCGCACCAGAAGAGTAAGTACAACTGA
- a CDS encoding rhodanese-like domain-containing protein, giving the protein MFAESAPAVEVSAVPSEAYLLDVREQDEWTAGHAPRAVHMPLHELRQRAGEVPSDRQVYVVCRSGGRSAQAVQALNEAGWQAVNVSGGMQAWNVAGYDMVSESGSEPRVI; this is encoded by the coding sequence TTGTTTGCTGAGAGTGCGCCGGCTGTCGAGGTCAGCGCGGTTCCGTCGGAGGCGTACCTGCTCGATGTCCGGGAACAGGACGAGTGGACGGCCGGTCACGCGCCGCGGGCCGTGCACATGCCGTTGCACGAGCTCAGGCAGCGCGCGGGTGAGGTCCCCTCCGACCGGCAGGTCTATGTCGTGTGCCGCTCCGGCGGCCGTTCGGCCCAGGCGGTGCAGGCGCTCAACGAGGCGGGGTGGCAGGCGGTGAACGTTTCCGGCGGTATGCAGGCGTGGAACGTCGCCGGATACGACATGGTCAGCGAGAGCGGTTCCGAGCCGCGGGTCATCTGA
- a CDS encoding SSI family serine proteinase inhibitor, giving the protein MRTRTSATVLTRMAPLALALSATAACAGGEPASPASDDSVSPTHSTTEPSPSTSDSPTAPAPTDDTTSSAGDGTPPTDAPDDPETRLTITVTGGDRSGAEWTLTCGPAGGDHPDSAAACEELAELSPEAFAEVPEDQPCTHIHGGPEAAEVSGTMDGTEIDTEFNKSGGCEMERYENLGPVLEP; this is encoded by the coding sequence ATGCGCACGCGCACTTCAGCGACGGTACTGACCCGCATGGCACCACTCGCTCTGGCGCTGTCCGCCACCGCGGCCTGCGCCGGCGGCGAACCCGCGTCCCCCGCATCCGACGACAGCGTCTCACCGACACACAGCACCACCGAGCCGTCCCCCTCCACCAGCGACTCCCCGACAGCACCGGCGCCCACCGACGACACCACCTCATCCGCCGGCGACGGAACACCGCCCACGGACGCCCCCGACGATCCCGAAACGCGGTTGACCATCACCGTTACCGGCGGCGACCGCTCCGGGGCCGAGTGGACACTCACGTGCGGGCCCGCCGGCGGCGACCACCCCGACAGCGCGGCCGCCTGCGAGGAACTGGCCGAGTTGTCCCCTGAGGCGTTCGCGGAGGTACCGGAGGACCAGCCCTGCACGCACATCCACGGCGGCCCCGAGGCCGCGGAGGTGAGCGGCACGATGGACGGAACCGAGATCGACACCGAATTCAACAAGTCCGGCGGTTGTGAGATGGAGCGCTACGAGAACCTCGGTCCGGTCCTGGAGCCGTGA
- a CDS encoding STAS domain-containing protein: MELKISNQSHAGESIVTIRGEIDLYTAPQLHSELTDALSDGTHRLVVDMSRVEFCDSTGMSTLLSAMKRARENGGDLELAALTPAVRKVVDVTGLNAVFTIVDSVAERTGTAGSPTSA; this comes from the coding sequence GTGGAGTTGAAGATATCAAATCAGTCTCACGCGGGTGAATCAATAGTCACAATTCGCGGGGAGATTGACCTCTATACGGCACCGCAGCTACACAGCGAGCTCACGGACGCGCTCAGCGACGGAACCCACCGTCTCGTCGTGGACATGTCACGGGTGGAATTCTGCGACTCCACCGGAATGAGCACGCTGCTGTCGGCTATGAAACGCGCACGGGAGAACGGTGGGGACCTCGAACTCGCGGCACTCACCCCGGCGGTGCGAAAGGTCGTGGATGTGACGGGACTCAACGCCGTCTTCACCATCGTCGACTCGGTCGCGGAACGCACCGGAACAGCGGGCTCACCCACCTCGGCCTGA
- the serS gene encoding serine--tRNA ligase, translating to MIDLRALRDNPERFRASQRIRGEDETVIDRLLDVDSRRRSALSLFETKRAEQKNVGKEVSRASPEERDELLARAKSLSDEVKTAEADEQRLRAELDELLATVPNLVAEGVPEGGVDDVVVMDQVGTPREFDFTPRDHLELGEALGAIDTDRGAKVSGARFYFLTGVGAMLELGLLNMAMQQATASGFTPMVPPVLVKPEAMEGTGFLGAHSDEVYHLPDDELYLVGTSEVPLAGYHSGEILAPEDLPKRYSGWSSCFRREAGSYGKDTRGIIRVHQFNKVEMFVYAHPDHAAEEHLRLLAWERAMLDKLELPYRVVDIPGADLGTSAARKYDCEAWIPTQGRYRELTSTSNCTDFQARRLNIRYRAEEDKPRFAATLNGTLATTRWIVAILENHQQADGSVVVPEALRPYVGREVLSPGAAAG from the coding sequence GTGATCGACCTTCGTGCTCTGCGAGACAACCCGGAACGGTTCCGCGCGTCGCAGCGGATCCGCGGCGAGGATGAAACCGTCATCGACCGGCTGCTGGACGTCGACTCCCGCCGCCGTAGCGCGCTGTCGCTCTTCGAGACGAAACGCGCGGAACAGAAGAACGTCGGCAAGGAGGTCTCCCGCGCCTCCCCGGAGGAGCGGGACGAGCTGCTGGCGCGGGCCAAGAGCCTCTCCGATGAGGTGAAAACGGCCGAAGCCGACGAGCAGCGCCTCAGGGCCGAGCTGGACGAGCTCCTGGCCACCGTCCCCAACCTCGTCGCCGAGGGGGTCCCGGAGGGCGGTGTGGACGACGTCGTCGTCATGGACCAGGTCGGGACGCCGCGCGAGTTCGACTTCACCCCGCGCGACCACCTGGAACTGGGCGAGGCGCTGGGCGCCATCGATACGGATCGCGGCGCCAAGGTCTCCGGTGCGCGGTTCTACTTCCTCACCGGGGTCGGCGCCATGCTGGAGCTGGGGCTGCTGAACATGGCCATGCAGCAGGCCACCGCCAGCGGCTTCACCCCGATGGTCCCGCCCGTGCTGGTGAAACCGGAGGCCATGGAGGGCACCGGTTTCCTCGGCGCCCACTCCGACGAGGTGTACCACCTTCCGGACGACGAGCTGTACCTGGTGGGCACGTCCGAGGTTCCGCTCGCCGGATACCACTCGGGGGAGATCCTCGCCCCGGAGGACCTACCGAAACGCTACTCGGGCTGGTCGTCGTGCTTCCGCAGGGAGGCCGGCTCCTATGGCAAGGACACCCGGGGGATCATCCGGGTGCACCAGTTCAACAAGGTCGAGATGTTCGTCTACGCCCACCCCGACCACGCGGCCGAGGAGCACCTGCGGCTGCTGGCGTGGGAGCGGGCGATGCTGGACAAGCTCGAGCTTCCCTACCGGGTGGTGGACATCCCGGGCGCCGACCTCGGAACGAGTGCCGCGCGCAAGTACGACTGCGAGGCCTGGATCCCGACGCAGGGGCGCTACCGGGAGCTGACCTCCACGTCCAACTGCACCGACTTCCAGGCCCGCAGACTGAACATCCGTTACCGCGCCGAGGAGGACAAGCCGAGGTTCGCCGCGACGCTGAACGGGACACTGGCCACCACGCGCTGGATCGTCGCCATCCTGGAGAACCACCAGCAGGCCGACGGTTCGGTCGTGGTGCCGGAAGCGCTGCGTCCCTACGTCGGCCGTGAGGTGCTCTCCCCGGGCGCCGCCGCGGGCTGA
- a CDS encoding DUF4442 domain-containing protein, whose product MATMDAETAEAVKSGFLAAVPFARTLGVEFVELDHDRAVLRLPDTPQHHNHLSGPHAGAMFTLAESASGAIVIGAFNDQLDRAVPLAVKAEIHYHKLAMGDITAEARLTRSAADIVAELDAGQRPEFGVDIDLRTEDGTTTGSMTVVWTLRPNQK is encoded by the coding sequence ATGGCAACCATGGACGCCGAAACGGCGGAAGCAGTGAAGTCCGGGTTCCTCGCGGCGGTCCCGTTCGCGCGGACCCTGGGTGTGGAGTTCGTGGAACTGGACCACGACCGCGCTGTGCTGCGCCTTCCGGACACCCCGCAGCACCACAACCACCTTTCCGGGCCGCACGCCGGCGCGATGTTCACCCTGGCCGAGTCCGCCTCCGGCGCGATCGTGATCGGCGCGTTCAACGACCAGCTCGACCGGGCCGTGCCGCTGGCGGTGAAAGCCGAGATCCACTACCACAAGCTCGCGATGGGCGACATCACCGCCGAAGCCCGGCTGACCCGCTCTGCCGCGGACATCGTCGCGGAACTGGACGCGGGTCAGCGGCCCGAGTTCGGCGTCGACATCGACCTCCGGACGGAGGACGGGACCACGACCGGATCGATGACCGTGGTGTGGACCCTGCGCCCCAACCAGAAGTAG